The DNA window CGGCAGGCGGATGCTCTGAGAGGACATCACTGAAAATGCGGGTTCAGAACGTTCTGATCGTTAGTGATTTTGCAAACGTCAACGGTGGGCAGGCCAAAGTTGCTATTGATAGCGCGCTTTTGCTGGCCCAGGCGGGGGTGCAAGTGGTGTTCTTTGCTGCCTCTGGTAAAGCTGACCCCAAGTTGAGCCATGACAATATTCGGACTGTTTGCTTGGGCCAACATACTTTGGCGGACAACCCCAGCCGACTGAATGCGATGACCACAGGGCTCTGGAACCGAGCCGGATTGCGCGCTTTGAAGCTTGAGGTCGCCAAACTGGATCCAGCGCGCACGGTGATCCATTGCCACGGATGGGCCAAAGCTCTTTCGCCCTCGATTGGGCGTGTCTTGGCCTTAGGTCGGCTGCCCGTGCTCTATACGATGCATGAGTACTTTCTAGCTTGTCCAAATGGGGGGTTTTACGACTACAGGCAACAAGAGATTTGCAAGCGTCGCCCCTTGTCGCTGTCTTGTCTATCGGTGAATTGCGATGCCCGGCATGGCAGCCACAAGGTTTGGCGTGTTGCAAGATCGGCGTTGGCTCGGGGGCCGGGCCATATCCCACGTGGACTGACCGATGTTGCCTATATTTCGCAGACACAGTTGCACGCCATGCGACCCTCGTTGCCCGATTCAACGCGGCTGCACAGCCTTCCCAACCCCGTTGAGGTCGGCGGTCCCAAAGTTGACGCGACACAGAACAAGGCATTTGTCTTTGTCGGACGGTTTTCCCCCGAAAAAGGTGCTTTGCAGTTTGCTAAAGCCGCGCAAGTGGCAGGGGTAGAGGCCGTATTTGTAGGTGATGGCCCGGACGCGCATGATATCCGCAATGCCAACCCGGATGCTCGGATTACAGGGTGGCTCGACAACGTGCAGGTGCAAGCTGAACTGGGACTGGCGCGAGCGTTGGTCTTTCCCAGTCAATGGTACGAATGCCAGCCCCTTGTCCCGATCGAGGCTTTGCTGCGCGGTGTGCCAGTGGTTTGCGGGGGGTGGACAGCTGCCGCCGAAGTGGTTCAGGACGGCGTCAACGGTGTCGTCCATCAAACGCGGACGGTCGAGACCTTGGCCGAAAGCTTGCGCCGGGTGCAACAGATCAGTCATTTTGACAGTGATGAGCTTGCCCAGGACGTTTCACCCGTTCGTCATGTATCGCGTCTGATCGAAATCTATGACGGGATGC is part of the Falsiruegeria litorea R37 genome and encodes:
- a CDS encoding glycosyltransferase family 4 protein — protein: MRVQNVLIVSDFANVNGGQAKVAIDSALLLAQAGVQVVFFAASGKADPKLSHDNIRTVCLGQHTLADNPSRLNAMTTGLWNRAGLRALKLEVAKLDPARTVIHCHGWAKALSPSIGRVLALGRLPVLYTMHEYFLACPNGGFYDYRQQEICKRRPLSLSCLSVNCDARHGSHKVWRVARSALARGPGHIPRGLTDVAYISQTQLHAMRPSLPDSTRLHSLPNPVEVGGPKVDATQNKAFVFVGRFSPEKGALQFAKAAQVAGVEAVFVGDGPDAHDIRNANPDARITGWLDNVQVQAELGLARALVFPSQWYECQPLVPIEALLRGVPVVCGGWTAAAEVVQDGVNGVVHQTRTVETLAESLRRVQQISHFDSDELAQDVSPVRHVSRLIEIYDGMLG